One genomic segment of Novisyntrophococcus fermenticellae includes these proteins:
- the purF gene encoding amidophosphoribosyltransferase: MENAKMLSTGLREECGVFGVYDLDGNDVSTSIYYGLSALQHRGQEACGIAVSDTSGPKGRVASYKGLGLVHEVFRESKLDELKGNIGVGHVRYATSGSSTVENAQPLVLRYMKGSLSLAHNGNLVNAYELREQMEQEGSIFHTSIDSEVIAYAIAKERIHSKTVEDAIRKAVKRIQGAYGLIVMSPRKLIGVRDPYGLKPLCIGKADHTYIMASESCAITSLGGEVIRDVEPGEIVTIDKEGSIHSSFIRHEVNHAHCIFEYIYFARLDSHIDNISVYESRIKAGASLAKSHPVEADLVVGVPDSGLTAAKGYSEASGIPFGFAFHKNSYVGRTFIKPTQKDRESSVKIKLSVLDSVVRGKRIVLVDDSIVRGTTIENIIRMMKQAGALEVHVRISSPPFLYPCYFGTDVPSNQQLIASSHSEEQIRSMIGADSLGYMPIEELQNMVGNLPICKACFDQKYPMLVPDHEIRNLLE, from the coding sequence ATGGAAAATGCCAAAATGCTTTCGACCGGTTTAAGAGAGGAATGTGGTGTCTTCGGTGTCTATGATTTGGATGGCAATGATGTCAGTACCTCTATCTATTACGGACTTTCTGCCTTGCAGCACAGAGGGCAGGAAGCCTGCGGTATTGCAGTCTCAGATACAAGTGGCCCTAAGGGACGTGTAGCCTCCTATAAAGGTTTGGGACTGGTTCATGAAGTATTCAGGGAATCAAAATTAGACGAATTAAAAGGTAATATAGGAGTGGGACATGTACGCTATGCCACCAGCGGTTCCTCTACCGTGGAAAATGCCCAGCCCCTGGTTTTGAGGTATATGAAAGGTTCCCTGTCACTTGCTCATAACGGAAACCTGGTGAATGCCTATGAACTCCGTGAGCAAATGGAACAGGAAGGATCTATCTTTCATACCTCTATAGATTCCGAGGTAATTGCCTATGCAATCGCAAAAGAGCGCATCCACTCCAAAACCGTGGAAGATGCTATCCGCAAGGCAGTGAAAAGAATTCAGGGTGCCTATGGGCTGATTGTGATGAGTCCCAGAAAGCTCATCGGAGTACGGGATCCTTATGGTCTGAAACCACTTTGTATAGGGAAGGCAGATCATACATACATAATGGCCTCTGAAAGTTGCGCTATTACTTCTCTGGGCGGAGAAGTCATCCGTGACGTGGAACCGGGAGAAATTGTTACTATTGATAAGGAGGGCAGCATTCACTCTTCCTTTATCCGTCACGAAGTAAATCACGCCCATTGTATTTTTGAATATATTTATTTTGCCAGACTTGACAGCCACATTGACAACATCAGCGTCTACGAGTCCCGAATCAAGGCGGGTGCATCTCTTGCGAAATCTCACCCTGTAGAGGCTGATCTTGTCGTTGGTGTTCCTGACTCGGGGCTCACCGCTGCAAAAGGATATTCTGAAGCCTCCGGTATCCCTTTTGGATTTGCATTTCATAAAAACAGCTACGTCGGCCGTACCTTTATCAAACCAACCCAAAAAGACAGAGAATCCAGTGTGAAAATTAAACTGAGTGTTTTAGACTCTGTGGTGAGGGGAAAAAGAATCGTTCTGGTAGATGATTCTATTGTTCGCGGAACCACAATTGAAAATATTATCCGGATGATGAAACAGGCCGGTGCACTAGAAGTACATGTAAGAATCAGTTCTCCGCCGTTTTTATATCCATGCTATTTTGGCACAGATGTACCTTCCAATCAACAGTTAATTGCTTCATCACATTCCGAAGAGCAGATCCGGTCGATGATTGGAGCGGATTCATTGGGCTATATGCCAATTGAAGAACTACAAAATATGGTTGGAAATCTGCCAATCTGTAAAGCGTGTTTTGATCAAAAATATCCCATGCTTGTTCCGGACCACGAAATCCGTAATCTTTTGGAATAA
- a CDS encoding CTP synthase: MGVKYVFVTGGVVSGLGKGITAASLGRLLKARGYKVTMQKFDPYINIDPGTMNPIQHGEVFVTDDGTETDLDLGHYERFIDESLDKNSNVTTGKIYWSVLQKERRGDFGGGTVQVIPHITNEIKSRFYRGKDVDEERIAIIEVGGTVGDIESQPFLEAIRQFQHDVGRENAILIHVTLIPYLKASGEMKTKPTQASVKELQGMGIRPDILVCRSELPLTIELKDKIALFCNVPSSHVLQNLDVEYLYEAPLAMEKENLAQVVCECLQLPGREPDLSDWTQMVEALRNPDKDVTIALVGKYIQLHDAYLSVAEALKHGGIAEHANVQIRWVDSELLNSGNVEEILKDTDGILVPGGFGDRGIEGKIVAIGYARTHHVPFLGICLGMQLAIVEFARDVVGYHDAHSIELNPDTMHPVISLMPEQDGIVDIGGTLRLGAYPCVLKKNSKAYELYQAEEIQERHRHRYEVNNDYRKALQEHGMLLSGLSPDGRIVEMIELPNHPFFIGTQGHPELKSRPNRPHPLFKGLIAAAVACKTK; the protein is encoded by the coding sequence ATGGGAGTTAAATATGTGTTCGTAACAGGTGGTGTGGTGTCCGGGCTTGGAAAAGGCATTACCGCGGCTTCGCTGGGAAGATTGTTGAAAGCTCGGGGATATAAGGTGACAATGCAGAAATTTGACCCCTATATCAATATTGATCCGGGAACCATGAATCCAATACAGCATGGTGAGGTCTTCGTAACAGATGATGGTACTGAGACTGATCTGGATCTCGGTCATTATGAACGATTTATTGATGAAAGTCTGGATAAGAATTCGAATGTGACTACAGGGAAGATTTACTGGAGCGTGCTGCAAAAAGAGCGCCGTGGCGACTTTGGCGGTGGAACCGTTCAGGTAATTCCACATATTACGAATGAAATTAAAAGCCGCTTTTACCGCGGAAAGGATGTAGATGAGGAAAGAATTGCAATTATAGAGGTGGGAGGTACGGTAGGTGATATCGAAAGCCAGCCATTTCTGGAAGCAATTCGCCAGTTTCAGCATGATGTAGGGCGTGAAAATGCGATTCTTATCCATGTAACTTTGATTCCTTACCTTAAAGCATCCGGAGAGATGAAGACGAAGCCGACGCAGGCCAGCGTGAAGGAACTTCAGGGTATGGGTATACGTCCGGATATTCTGGTGTGCCGTTCAGAACTGCCTCTTACAATAGAACTGAAAGATAAGATTGCATTATTCTGCAATGTTCCCAGCAGTCATGTGCTTCAAAATCTGGATGTGGAATATCTATACGAAGCACCCCTTGCTATGGAAAAGGAGAACCTGGCACAGGTAGTCTGTGAATGCCTGCAGCTGCCAGGCAGGGAACCAGATCTTTCCGACTGGACACAGATGGTCGAAGCACTCCGTAATCCTGACAAAGACGTAACCATAGCACTGGTTGGAAAATATATACAGTTACATGATGCCTATCTTTCCGTAGCAGAAGCTCTGAAGCACGGAGGTATCGCGGAGCATGCAAATGTACAGATTCGTTGGGTGGATTCCGAATTATTAAATTCTGGAAATGTGGAAGAAATTCTGAAAGATACAGATGGTATCCTGGTACCCGGAGGATTTGGAGACCGGGGAATAGAAGGTAAAATCGTAGCTATCGGTTACGCCAGAACACATCATGTTCCATTCCTGGGTATCTGTCTTGGTATGCAGCTTGCAATTGTGGAATTTGCGAGAGACGTTGTAGGATATCATGATGCGCACAGTATAGAATTGAATCCGGACACCATGCACCCGGTAATTTCACTGATGCCTGAACAGGACGGTATTGTGGATATCGGTGGGACATTAAGGTTAGGAGCATACCCTTGTGTACTGAAAAAAAACAGTAAAGCGTACGAGCTATACCAGGCGGAAGAAATCCAGGAACGTCACAGACATCGTTATGAGGTAAATAACGATTACCGAAAAGCATTACAGGAACACGGGATGCTATTATCCGGTTTATCTCCGGATGGAAGAATTGTAGAGATGATTGAACTTCCGAATCATCCGTTTTTCATAGGCACACAAGGACATCCAGAGCTTAAGAGCCGTCCCAACAGACCGCATCCTCTGTTTAAAGGCCTGATTGCAGCTGCCGTTGCATGCAAAACAAAATAA
- a CDS encoding glutamate synthase subunit beta: MGKPTGFLDYEREDSVSASPLERIKNFQEFHTPLTREKQKLQGARCMACGVPFCQSGRIISGMASGCPLNNLCPEWNDLVYTGNWEQAYERLEKTNCFSEFTARVCPALCEEACTCGLNGDPVASKANELAIIEYAWENGLIQANPPKVRTGKKVAVVGSGPSGLAAAMQLNRRGHKVTVYERRDRVGGLLRYGIPNMKLEKQIIDRRVQLMEAEGVEFVTNADIGVDIKAEQLLKEYDRVLLCCGAANPRDIKAPGRELKGIYFAVDFLTSVTKSLLDSNFEDKKYIDAKDKHVVVIGGGDTGNDCVGTSIRLGAKSVTQLEMMPTPPVERVDTNPWPEWPKVLKTDYGQQEAIAVFGHDPRIYQTTVAEFIGNKKGELKQLKIVTLSPQKDEKTGRMNMVPVEGSEKVIPANLVFIAAGFLGSQKYVTDAFRVELDPRTNVQTAKGSYQTNISNVFTAGDMHRGQSLVVWAIREGREAAKAVDESLMGYTNL, from the coding sequence ATGGGAAAACCAACAGGATTTTTAGATTATGAGCGTGAGGATAGTGTGAGCGCATCTCCTCTGGAACGTATAAAAAACTTTCAGGAATTTCATACACCGCTTACCAGGGAGAAACAAAAGCTTCAGGGAGCACGCTGCATGGCCTGCGGTGTACCATTTTGCCAGTCCGGAAGGATTATTTCCGGAATGGCAAGCGGATGCCCGCTGAATAATCTGTGCCCGGAGTGGAATGACCTGGTGTATACCGGAAACTGGGAACAGGCATATGAACGCCTGGAAAAGACCAATTGCTTTTCGGAATTCACAGCTCGTGTATGTCCTGCACTGTGTGAGGAAGCCTGCACCTGTGGTCTGAATGGAGATCCGGTGGCATCAAAGGCAAATGAGCTGGCAATTATCGAATATGCATGGGAAAATGGTTTGATTCAGGCAAATCCTCCAAAAGTACGTACCGGGAAAAAGGTTGCTGTCGTGGGAAGTGGTCCCTCAGGACTGGCTGCAGCGATGCAGCTGAACAGAAGAGGCCACAAGGTAACCGTGTATGAGCGCCGGGATCGGGTGGGAGGACTCCTCCGTTATGGAATTCCCAATATGAAACTGGAGAAACAGATCATCGACCGGAGAGTACAGCTGATGGAAGCTGAGGGAGTTGAATTTGTAACGAATGCCGATATTGGCGTGGATATTAAGGCAGAACAGCTTTTGAAAGAATATGACAGAGTCCTGTTGTGCTGCGGAGCAGCGAATCCAAGAGATATCAAGGCTCCGGGCAGAGAGTTAAAAGGCATTTATTTTGCGGTTGACTTTCTGACCTCCGTTACAAAGAGTCTGCTGGATTCAAATTTTGAGGATAAAAAATATATAGATGCTAAAGATAAGCATGTAGTAGTGATTGGTGGTGGTGATACCGGAAACGATTGTGTGGGAACTTCCATCCGGCTTGGGGCAAAAAGTGTCACACAGTTGGAGATGATGCCTACGCCGCCAGTGGAACGGGTGGATACAAATCCGTGGCCGGAATGGCCCAAAGTGCTGAAAACTGACTATGGTCAGCAGGAAGCGATTGCGGTATTTGGGCACGATCCGCGGATTTATCAGACTACAGTGGCGGAGTTTATAGGTAATAAAAAAGGGGAACTAAAGCAGTTAAAGATTGTCACGCTCTCACCTCAAAAAGACGAAAAAACAGGACGGATGAATATGGTTCCGGTTGAAGGCTCTGAGAAGGTAATACCGGCAAATCTGGTTTTTATTGCAGCAGGTTTTCTCGGCAGTCAGAAATATGTGACCGATGCTTTCCGTGTGGAATTGGATCCACGTACGAATGTACAGACGGCAAAAGGCAGCTATCAGACCAATATTTCAAATGTATTTACGGCCGGAGATATGCATCGCGGACAGTCTCTGGTAGTATGGGCCATCCGGGAAGGGCGTGAAGCGGCAAAGGCGGTGGATGAATCCCTTATGGGATATACGAATTTATAG
- a CDS encoding glutamine synthetase family protein, producing MARYTKEMILQMAKEEDVEFIRLQFTDMSGTLRNMAVTSSQLEKALDNECIFDASTLDGFSGEDENELYLYPDLDSFAILPWRPQQGKVARMICDIYQPDGTFYPECSRGILKRVLEEAKSMGYQFVAGPECEFFLFHTEEDGTPTTLTHDRAGYFDLGPLDLGENARRDMVLTLEDMGFEVESSYHEVSPGQHEIDFHHCKGLEAADSLMTFKFAVRTIAKRHGLHATFMPKPVTDSNGSGLHVNCILRDELGKNLFFDESDEKGLSKTAYYFMGGILKHIQGMSLITNPLVNSYKRLVPGYEAPVFVGWATKSKSQIIRIPAARGNRTKIELRSPDASANPYLVLAAILAAGLDGIRNKMMPPACMEENLNNLSLKENPETGIETLPGNLQQAIQAFEEDAFVQNVLGEDFSRRYIEMKKAEWKEYIQQVSDWEISKYLYRI from the coding sequence ATGGCACGTTATACCAAGGAAATGATTTTACAGATGGCGAAGGAGGAGGATGTGGAATTCATACGTCTTCAGTTCACCGATATGTCTGGCACCCTGCGTAATATGGCAGTCACTTCCAGTCAACTGGAGAAGGCACTTGACAATGAATGCATCTTTGACGCATCCACGCTAGATGGGTTTTCAGGGGAAGATGAGAATGAGTTATATCTGTATCCGGATCTGGATTCATTTGCAATCCTGCCATGGCGCCCACAACAGGGAAAGGTTGCCCGCATGATCTGCGACATATATCAGCCGGACGGAACATTCTATCCGGAGTGTTCAAGAGGAATTCTAAAACGGGTACTTGAGGAAGCCAAAAGCATGGGGTATCAGTTCGTTGCAGGTCCTGAGTGTGAATTTTTCCTTTTTCATACCGAAGAAGATGGGACACCCACTACACTGACGCATGACAGAGCTGGTTATTTTGATCTGGGTCCGTTGGATCTCGGAGAAAATGCGCGCAGAGACATGGTATTGACCCTTGAAGATATGGGTTTTGAAGTGGAATCCTCCTACCATGAGGTTTCTCCCGGGCAACATGAAATTGATTTTCATCATTGCAAAGGACTGGAAGCTGCTGACAGTCTGATGACTTTTAAATTTGCTGTACGGACAATTGCAAAGAGGCACGGACTGCATGCTACTTTTATGCCCAAACCGGTGACTGACAGTAATGGTTCCGGCCTGCATGTAAATTGTATCTTAAGAGATGAATTGGGTAAAAACCTGTTTTTCGATGAAAGTGACGAAAAAGGGTTAAGTAAAACCGCATATTATTTTATGGGGGGTATACTGAAGCATATTCAGGGAATGTCCCTTATTACTAATCCTCTGGTAAATTCCTACAAGCGCCTGGTTCCGGGCTATGAGGCTCCGGTATTCGTGGGATGGGCGACAAAAAGCAAGAGTCAGATTATACGAATTCCTGCTGCCAGAGGAAATCGAACCAAAATTGAGCTTCGTTCTCCGGACGCATCTGCAAATCCCTATCTGGTTCTGGCTGCAATTCTGGCTGCAGGATTGGACGGTATTCGAAATAAGATGATGCCGCCTGCCTGCATGGAGGAAAATCTGAATAATCTCTCACTGAAAGAGAATCCGGAAACCGGAATTGAAACCTTACCGGGTAATCTTCAACAGGCGATTCAGGCATTTGAAGAGGATGCATTTGTTCAAAACGTACTGGGTGAGGATTTTTCCAGACGTTATATCGAGATGAAAAAGGCCGAATGGAAAGAGTATATACAGCAGGTATCTGACTGGGAAATCAGTAAATATTTATATCGGATCTGA
- a CDS encoding chorion class high-cysteine HCB protein 13: MSDLSATNCGCGCDSGCDSGCGGGCDSGCGGGCGNTSPGFAGNSCIWIILLLCCCGGFGNSGCGNSGCGNNGWGNDSCIWIILLLCCCGGFGC, encoded by the coding sequence ATGAGTGATTTAAGTGCTACGAATTGTGGTTGTGGATGTGACAGCGGATGTGACAGCGGATGCGGCGGCGGATGTGACAGCGGATGTGGCGGCGGATGTGGCAATACTTCTCCTGGATTTGCCGGGAATAGCTGCATATGGATAATTCTTCTGCTTTGCTGCTGTGGCGGTTTTGGAAACAGCGGATGTGGCAACAGCGGTTGCGGCAACAATGGATGGGGTAATGACAGCTGCATATGGATAATTCTTCTGCTTTGCTGCTGTGGCGGTTTCGGCTGCTGA
- the gltB gene encoding glutamate synthase large subunit — MTQKFACARDQKLPGLYRPQFEHDNCGIGAVVNIKGLKTHETVENALKIVENLEHRAGKDAEGKTGDGVGILLQISHKFFQKTCESLGIFLGEEREYGIGMFFFPQQEMERNQAKKMFEVIVQKEGLEFLGWRTVPTIPEVLGHKARECMPYIEQAFIKKPKDVARGLEFDRMLYVVRRVFEQSNDNTYVVSLSSRTIVYKGMFLVGQLRTFFRDLQDKAYESAIAIVHSRFSTNTNPSWERAHPNRLIVHNGEINTIRGNADKMLAREETMDSDYLKDGMDKVLPVINAQGSDSAMLDNTLEFLVMSGMDLPLAVMIAIPEPWANNETISMEKRDFYQYYATMMEPWDGPAAIVFTDGDQVGAVLDRNGLRPSRYYITDDDYLILASEVGVLPVPTENIVKKERLHPGKMLLVDTLQKRVIDDNELKEFYAGKQPYGEWLDSNLIQFNDLKIPNIRVHSYTKEERNRLWKAFGYSYEEYRTSIRNMALNGSEGIGAMGVDTPLPVLSKEHQPLFNYFKQLFAQVTNPPIDCIREEVVTSTRVYLGKEGNLLKECPENCKMLTINNPILNNTDMLKLKNMKVNGFKVVEVPIIYYKSTPLERAIDHLFVEVDKAYRQGANILVLTDRGVDENHVAIPSLLAVSAVHQHLVRTKKRTALGIILESGEPREVHHFATLLGYGASAINPYLALDTIQDLIENKMIAKDYYAAVNDYTKAILSGIVKIASKMGISTIQSYQGSQIFEAIGISSKVIDRYFTNTVSRVEGITLDDIAKDVDTRHSEAFDPLGLDTDLTLDSIGRHKSRGQGEEHRYNPETIHLLQQSAWRNDYQMFKQYTEMIDQEESGYLRSLMDFKYTENPIPLEEVESVDSIVKRFKTGAMSYGSISQEAHETLAIAMNLLHGKSNTGEGGESTDRLDDSSRCSAIKQVASGRFGVTSKYLVSSKEIQIKMAQGAKPGEGGHLPAGKVYPWIAKTRHSTPGVSLISPPPHHDIYSIEDLAQLIYDLKNANKYARISVKLVSEAGVGTVAAGVAKAGAQVILISGYDGGTGAAPRSSIHNAGLPWELGLAETHQTLIQNGLRNRVMIETDGKLMSGRDVAIAALLGAEEFGFATAPLVTMGCVMMRVCNLDTCPVGVATQNPKLRKRFRGKPEYVVNFMHFIAEELREYMAKLGFRTIDEMVGRSDRLKRNEKITDEKASRVDLSQIFENPYAKEEKVTFDPSSVYDFELEKTLDEKVLLKSLTLTKGEKKSVQVKVENTDRTFGTILGSEITRRFGQGLKDDTYEIVCTGSGGQSFGAFIPKGLTLNLTGDSNDYFGKGLSGGKLVVFPPKNINFKAEENIIIGNVALYGATSGEAYICGIAGERFCVRNSGAYAVVEGVGDHGCEYMTGGRVVVLGPTGKNFAAGMSGGIAYVLDEDNTLYRNLNKEMISIEKVVNKYDKEELRMLIQKHVDATESKKGKRILDSFQDYIPRFKKIIPNDYKRMMMLSTRLEEKGLSSEQAQIEAFYESLRK, encoded by the coding sequence ATGACACAGAAATTTGCATGTGCCCGAGACCAGAAGCTGCCCGGTTTATACCGACCTCAGTTCGAACATGATAATTGCGGTATCGGTGCAGTGGTGAATATCAAAGGGCTAAAAACCCATGAAACAGTTGAGAATGCTTTAAAGATAGTTGAAAATTTGGAACATAGAGCCGGCAAGGACGCCGAGGGAAAAACAGGTGATGGAGTAGGAATTTTGTTGCAGATCTCGCACAAATTCTTTCAGAAGACCTGCGAATCCCTCGGCATTTTTTTAGGAGAAGAGAGAGAATATGGTATCGGTATGTTCTTCTTCCCACAGCAGGAGATGGAACGGAATCAGGCCAAAAAGATGTTTGAGGTCATCGTTCAAAAAGAGGGTCTGGAATTTTTAGGATGGAGAACAGTTCCGACCATACCCGAAGTACTTGGGCATAAAGCCAGAGAATGCATGCCTTATATAGAACAGGCATTTATTAAGAAACCCAAGGATGTGGCCAGGGGACTGGAATTTGACCGAATGCTTTATGTGGTTCGCAGGGTATTTGAACAGAGTAATGACAACACCTATGTAGTGTCATTGTCCAGCCGTACGATTGTATACAAGGGGATGTTTCTTGTCGGACAGCTGCGTACTTTCTTCCGGGATCTTCAGGATAAAGCATATGAATCTGCGATTGCTATTGTACACTCAAGGTTTTCGACAAATACAAATCCCAGCTGGGAACGGGCACACCCCAACCGATTGATTGTACATAATGGTGAAATCAATACCATACGTGGAAATGCGGACAAGATGCTTGCCCGGGAAGAAACCATGGATTCTGATTATCTGAAAGATGGGATGGATAAGGTTCTCCCGGTGATTAATGCGCAGGGATCAGATTCTGCAATGCTTGATAATACACTGGAATTTCTTGTGATGAGCGGGATGGATCTGCCCCTGGCAGTGATGATTGCCATACCGGAACCATGGGCGAACAATGAAACAATTTCCATGGAAAAGCGGGATTTCTATCAATATTATGCTACAATGATGGAGCCATGGGACGGGCCTGCCGCAATTGTCTTTACAGATGGCGATCAGGTAGGAGCAGTACTTGATAGAAATGGTCTTCGTCCTTCCCGATATTATATTACCGATGATGACTATCTGATATTGGCTTCTGAAGTAGGTGTACTTCCTGTTCCGACAGAAAACATCGTAAAAAAAGAACGGCTTCACCCAGGCAAGATGCTTCTGGTGGATACACTGCAAAAGCGGGTGATTGATGACAATGAACTGAAAGAGTTTTACGCCGGTAAACAGCCTTACGGGGAATGGCTGGACAGTAATCTGATACAGTTCAATGACCTTAAGATACCCAATATACGTGTACATAGCTATACAAAGGAAGAACGTAATCGTCTCTGGAAAGCCTTTGGTTACAGCTATGAAGAGTATCGAACCTCAATCCGCAACATGGCGCTGAACGGTTCGGAAGGAATTGGAGCCATGGGTGTAGACACTCCTCTTCCGGTATTGTCAAAAGAGCATCAACCGTTGTTCAATTATTTCAAACAACTGTTTGCCCAGGTTACAAATCCGCCAATTGACTGCATTCGTGAAGAAGTTGTGACTTCTACCAGAGTGTATCTGGGAAAAGAAGGAAATCTTCTGAAGGAATGTCCCGAAAACTGTAAAATGCTTACAATCAATAATCCAATTTTAAACAATACAGATATGCTGAAACTGAAAAACATGAAGGTAAACGGATTCAAGGTTGTAGAAGTGCCCATTATTTACTATAAGAGTACGCCTTTAGAGCGCGCAATTGATCACCTGTTTGTAGAAGTGGATAAAGCATATCGTCAGGGTGCCAATATTCTGGTGCTGACAGACAGAGGGGTAGACGAAAATCATGTGGCAATTCCATCTCTTCTGGCCGTATCTGCAGTCCATCAGCATCTGGTACGTACGAAGAAAAGAACTGCACTGGGAATTATCCTGGAATCCGGAGAGCCGAGAGAAGTACATCATTTTGCAACTTTATTAGGTTACGGTGCAAGTGCAATCAATCCCTATCTTGCGCTTGATACGATTCAGGATCTGATTGAAAATAAGATGATTGCGAAGGATTACTATGCGGCGGTAAATGATTATACGAAGGCAATTTTAAGCGGAATCGTCAAAATCGCTTCCAAGATGGGAATTTCTACGATTCAGTCTTATCAGGGGTCCCAGATATTTGAAGCTATCGGTATCTCAAGTAAGGTGATTGACCGGTATTTCACGAATACAGTAAGCCGTGTAGAAGGGATTACACTTGATGATATTGCAAAGGATGTGGATACAAGACATTCGGAGGCATTCGATCCACTGGGTCTCGACACGGATCTGACACTGGACAGTATAGGAAGGCACAAGAGCAGAGGCCAGGGCGAGGAACACAGATATAATCCGGAGACTATTCATCTGCTTCAGCAGTCTGCATGGCGAAATGACTATCAGATGTTTAAGCAATATACAGAAATGATTGATCAGGAGGAATCCGGGTATTTACGAAGCCTTATGGATTTTAAATACACCGAGAATCCAATTCCGCTGGAAGAAGTGGAAAGTGTTGATTCCATCGTAAAAAGATTCAAGACCGGAGCTATGTCCTATGGTTCCATCTCACAGGAAGCACATGAGACTCTTGCAATTGCCATGAATCTTTTACACGGAAAGTCTAACACGGGTGAAGGTGGAGAGAGTACCGACCGCCTGGACGATTCCAGCAGATGTTCGGCAATTAAACAGGTAGCGTCTGGAAGGTTTGGTGTTACAAGCAAATATCTTGTAAGTTCCAAAGAGATTCAGATTAAGATGGCCCAGGGGGCGAAGCCGGGCGAAGGAGGACATCTGCCAGCCGGTAAGGTTTACCCCTGGATTGCCAAGACCAGGCATTCCACACCAGGTGTGTCACTGATTTCACCACCGCCGCATCATGATATCTATTCAATCGAAGACCTGGCACAGTTAATATATGATCTGAAAAATGCCAATAAGTATGCCAGAATCTCTGTAAAGCTGGTATCCGAGGCTGGTGTCGGAACGGTTGCAGCCGGTGTTGCAAAAGCTGGTGCGCAGGTAATACTGATTTCCGGTTATGACGGAGGAACGGGAGCAGCCCCCAGAAGCTCCATTCATAATGCCGGGCTTCCATGGGAACTTGGACTGGCTGAAACTCATCAGACATTGATTCAAAATGGGCTGCGTAACCGGGTCATGATTGAAACCGATGGTAAACTCATGAGTGGCAGAGATGTGGCAATTGCCGCACTTCTGGGAGCTGAAGAATTCGGTTTTGCCACGGCTCCCCTCGTGACAATGGGATGTGTGATGATGCGTGTCTGCAATCTGGATACCTGTCCTGTAGGCGTGGCAACCCAGAATCCCAAGCTTAGAAAACGCTTCAGAGGAAAACCGGAATACGTGGTTAACTTCATGCATTTTATAGCAGAAGAGCTTCGCGAATATATGGCGAAACTGGGATTTCGGACCATTGATGAGATGGTGGGACGCTCAGACCGCCTAAAAAGAAATGAAAAAATAACAGATGAGAAAGCGTCCCGTGTAGATTTGTCACAGATTTTTGAAAATCCATACGCAAAAGAGGAAAAGGTGACTTTTGACCCCTCGTCCGTCTATGATTTTGAACTGGAAAAAACCCTGGATGAAAAAGTGCTGCTGAAATCCCTGACATTAACAAAGGGTGAGAAAAAGAGTGTACAGGTAAAGGTCGAAAATACCGACAGAACCTTTGGTACGATACTGGGTTCTGAAATCACCAGGAGATTCGGTCAGGGACTTAAAGACGATACCTATGAAATCGTATGTACAGGTTCCGGCGGACAAAGCTTTGGTGCATTTATTCCAAAAGGCCTTACCTTAAACCTGACAGGCGATTCCAATGACTACTTTGGTAAGGGTTTATCCGGTGGAAAGCTTGTGGTGTTCCCACCGAAGAATATTAACTTTAAGGCCGAAGAAAATATTATTATCGGAAATGTAGCACTTTATGGAGCTACCAGCGGAGAGGCTTATATCTGTGGTATTGCAGGAGAGCGTTTCTGCGTGCGGAACTCAGGCGCATATGCTGTCGTCGAAGGCGTTGGAGATCATGGATGTGAATATATGACAGGTGGCCGTGTGGTAGTCCTTGGCCCGACTGGTAAGAATTTTGCGGCAGGAATGAGCGGTGGAATTGCCTATGTGCTGGATGAAGATAATACTTTATACAGGAATCTGAACAAAGAAATGATTTCAATTGAAAAGGTTGTAAATAAATACGATAAAGAAGAGTTAAGAATGTTAATTCAGAAACATGTAGATGCCACGGAATCAAAAAAGGGAAAGAGGATACTGGATTCTTTTCAGGACTATATACCAAGATTCAAAAAAATCATTCCAAATGACTACAAACGGATGATGATGCTCAGCACCCGGCTGGAGGAAAAGGGTCTGAGCAGTGAGCAGGCTCAGATTGAGGCTTTCTATGAAAGCCTGCGCAAGTAG